From Rhodoferax sp. AJA081-3, the proteins below share one genomic window:
- a CDS encoding LysR family transcriptional regulator, producing MSLPDLNLLITLDVLLQEGSVAGAARRLRLSPSAMSRALARLRETTGDPLLVRAGRGLVPTPRAMVLREQVGQLVHDATTALRPAETIQLQHLERSFTLRAREGFVENFGADLITRVAREAPGVRLCFVPKLDKDSGPLRDGTVDLETGVVGESEGPEVRTQALFRDRFVAVVRKGHALAQGEVTPARYAAGQHIGVARHGQHTDHDKGQIDEALQAVGLARAITTTVGGFASALALAKASDLIATVPERHTGNLRAGMHSFALPMAVPAFTVSLLWHPRMQADPAHRWLRACVREVCGDGLAS from the coding sequence ATGTCACTACCCGACCTCAACCTGTTGATCACCCTGGATGTGCTGTTGCAAGAGGGCAGCGTGGCCGGTGCCGCCCGGCGGCTGCGGCTCAGCCCATCGGCCATGAGCCGCGCACTGGCCCGCCTGCGGGAGACCACAGGTGACCCGTTGCTGGTGCGTGCAGGCCGTGGCCTGGTGCCCACGCCCCGGGCCATGGTGCTGCGTGAGCAGGTCGGCCAACTGGTCCACGACGCCACCACTGCACTGCGCCCGGCCGAGACCATTCAGTTGCAGCATCTGGAGCGCAGCTTCACGCTGCGGGCCCGCGAAGGGTTTGTGGAGAACTTTGGCGCCGACCTGATCACACGGGTAGCCCGCGAGGCCCCCGGGGTGCGCCTGTGTTTTGTGCCCAAACTGGACAAGGACAGCGGGCCGCTGCGCGACGGTACGGTCGACCTGGAAACCGGCGTGGTGGGTGAATCAGAGGGCCCGGAGGTGCGCACACAGGCCCTGTTCCGGGACCGTTTTGTGGCGGTGGTGCGCAAGGGCCACGCGCTGGCCCAGGGTGAGGTGACGCCCGCGCGGTACGCGGCGGGGCAACACATTGGTGTGGCGCGGCATGGCCAGCACACGGACCACGACAAAGGCCAGATCGACGAAGCCTTGCAAGCGGTGGGGCTGGCGCGCGCCATCACCACCACCGTGGGTGGTTTTGCAAGTGCGCTGGCCCTGGCCAAGGCCTCTGACCTGATCGCCACCGTGCCCGAGCGGCACACCGGCAATTTGCGCGCTGGCATGCACAGCTTTGCCTTGCCGATGGCGGTGCCTGCATTCACCGTTTCGCTGCTGTGGCACCCCCGTATGCAGGCCGACCCGGCGCACCGCTGGCTGCGCGCCTGTGTGCGGGAAGTCTGTGGGGATGGATTAGCAAGCTAA
- a CDS encoding DUF3348 domain-containing protein produces MTRALTRTHFHSSQLIRTLADLAVLETTGPAAAFGEKLGLWIDFADAITLTGVLNTNTLDAPSAVQALVGPSVADEFAKARAALAGAITKSSAPNTGRTRAELSLPTLDDSLEDPKVYTPLRRYHQAHQRDMEMSVRSLRAKVREGVAAAAPQLRQLVALDAAYEGILVEREARLLATLPSLMEKRFNQQRKAYLQTQPEGDKPALWMQPGAWLARFCTELQTVLLAELDLRLQPAVGLLEALHNQTTPEHV; encoded by the coding sequence ATGACGCGAGCCCTGACGCGTACACATTTCCATAGCTCCCAACTCATCCGTACCCTTGCCGACCTGGCCGTTTTGGAGACGACTGGTCCAGCAGCTGCCTTTGGTGAAAAACTGGGGCTGTGGATTGACTTTGCGGACGCTATCACCCTGACGGGTGTGCTCAACACCAACACCCTGGACGCTCCATCTGCTGTACAGGCCTTGGTGGGTCCGTCCGTGGCTGACGAGTTTGCCAAGGCACGGGCCGCTCTTGCGGGGGCCATCACCAAAAGCAGCGCACCCAACACGGGCCGTACACGCGCCGAACTGAGTTTGCCCACACTGGATGATTCGCTGGAAGACCCCAAGGTCTACACCCCCCTGCGCCGCTACCACCAGGCCCACCAGCGCGACATGGAAATGAGCGTGCGCAGTCTGCGAGCCAAGGTGCGTGAGGGTGTTGCCGCTGCAGCACCCCAGTTGCGGCAACTGGTGGCGCTGGACGCGGCGTATGAGGGCATTCTGGTAGAGCGGGAAGCCCGGTTGCTGGCAACCCTGCCGTCGCTGATGGAGAAGCGTTTTAACCAACAGCGCAAAGCCTATCTGCAAACGCAGCCCGAAGGCGACAAGCCCGCGCTGTGGATGCAGCCCGGCGCTTGGCTGGCGCGCTTCTGTACCGAATTACAAACCGTGCTGCTGGCCGAACTGGACCTGCGCCTGCAACCCGCCGTGGGCCTGCTCGAAGCACTGCACAACCAAACAACACCAGAACACGTATGA